Proteins encoded by one window of Lepeophtheirus salmonis chromosome 3, UVic_Lsal_1.4, whole genome shotgun sequence:
- the LOC121115113 gene encoding uncharacterized protein isoform X1, producing the protein MDCSVELERSCTLLSDSLKKFHEHLHLDLKPKQSDEEPNILHEVCKKSKDMVQKDLVILGAQSLSFNYWSQRIVGSLLPNDSTLKYSICPLDKMWQNVESIELIAHSFAYIIILNKELLFWLSSHPNVTIGRIIRSPNKTIGLFIGDGKYLNKCHREQLIHFHRWNRVIDANLDCPNTTDRLIKITLERVLSYSNVSGSSFKVISPDEFVSWKRNRLLILIQGLELDINSRVELEIDKGASSVQTFSRYSGQVLEFNMPPICHPTSIELIVDGNSLGRACIKVRDPNSELVLLNSYLNPREASVTQSLGYITLSEAQTSSSSKMRNAYYSVPKSNYDRLPSRIRPITNTIDMYKS; encoded by the exons ATGGACTGCTCAGTGGAATTAGAAAGAAGTTGTACGTTGCTATCGGATTCGTTAAAGAAGTTTCACGAACATCTTCACCTTGACCTTAAACCC aagcAGAGCGATGAAGAACCGAATATTCTTCATGAAGTTTGCAAAAAGTCCAAAGATATGGTTCAAAAGGATTTAGTCATTCTTGGAGCTCAAAGTTTGAG CTTTAATTATTGGAGTCAAAGAATAGTTGGATCATTACTCCCAAATGACTCGACTCTAAAATACTCTATTTGCCCATTGGATAAGATGTGGCAAAACGTGGAATCCATTGAGTTGATAGCGCATTCATTTGCTTATATCATCATTCTCAATAAGGAACTATTGTTTTGGCTCTctag TCATCCGAATGTAACAATTGGCCGTATTATTCGTTCTCCAAATAAGACCATTGGGCTTTTCATTGGCGATGGaaagtatttgaataaatgtCATAGGGAGCAACTTATACATTTCCACCGTTGGAATCGAGTCATAGATGCAAATTTGGATTGTCCCAATACAACAGATAgacttataaaaattactcttgAAAGAGTTTTGTCATACTCGAATGTGTCGGGCTCTAGTTTTAAAGTTATATCCCCAGATGAATTTGTTTCTTGGAAAAGAAATCGTTTATTAATACTTATACAAGGGCTTGAGCTGGATATTAACTCAAGAGTAGAGTTGGAGATTGACAAAGGTGCATCATCAGTTCAGACATTTAGTCGATATTCGGGACAAG tactTGAGTTCAACATGCCGCCCATTTGTCATCCCACTTCTATTGAGCTGATTGTTGATGGAAACTCACTTGGTCGGGCCTGTATTAAAGTACGGGATCCAAATAGTGAACTTGTTTTGTTGAATTCATATCTTAATCCTCGGGAAGCTTCAGTGACGCAAAGTTTAGGTTATATTACATTGAGTGAGGCTCAAACATCCTCGTCATCCAAAATGAGAAACGCATATTATTCCGTTCCAAAATCCAATTATGATCGACTGCCATCCAGAATTAGACCTATTACAAATACAATTGACATgtataaatcttaa
- the LOC121115113 gene encoding uncharacterized protein isoform X3, giving the protein MDCSVELERSCTLLSDSLKKFHEHLHLDLKPSDEEPNILHEVCKKSKDMVQKDLVILGAQSLSFNYWSQRIVGSLLPNDSTLKYSICPLDKMWQNVESIELIAHSFAYIIILNKELLFWLSSHPNVTIGRIIRSPNKTIGLFIGDGKYLNKCHREQLIHFHRWNRVIDANLDCPNTTDRLIKITLERVLSYSNVSGSSFKVISPDEFVSWKRNRLLILIQGLELDINSRVELEIDKGASSVQTFSRYSGQVLEFNMPPICHPTSIELIVDGNSLGRACIKVRDPNSELVLLNSYLNPREASVTQSLGYITLSEAQTSSSSKMRNAYYSVPKSNYDRLPSRIRPITNTIDMYKS; this is encoded by the exons ATGGACTGCTCAGTGGAATTAGAAAGAAGTTGTACGTTGCTATCGGATTCGTTAAAGAAGTTTCACGAACATCTTCACCTTGACCTTAAACCC AGCGATGAAGAACCGAATATTCTTCATGAAGTTTGCAAAAAGTCCAAAGATATGGTTCAAAAGGATTTAGTCATTCTTGGAGCTCAAAGTTTGAG CTTTAATTATTGGAGTCAAAGAATAGTTGGATCATTACTCCCAAATGACTCGACTCTAAAATACTCTATTTGCCCATTGGATAAGATGTGGCAAAACGTGGAATCCATTGAGTTGATAGCGCATTCATTTGCTTATATCATCATTCTCAATAAGGAACTATTGTTTTGGCTCTctag TCATCCGAATGTAACAATTGGCCGTATTATTCGTTCTCCAAATAAGACCATTGGGCTTTTCATTGGCGATGGaaagtatttgaataaatgtCATAGGGAGCAACTTATACATTTCCACCGTTGGAATCGAGTCATAGATGCAAATTTGGATTGTCCCAATACAACAGATAgacttataaaaattactcttgAAAGAGTTTTGTCATACTCGAATGTGTCGGGCTCTAGTTTTAAAGTTATATCCCCAGATGAATTTGTTTCTTGGAAAAGAAATCGTTTATTAATACTTATACAAGGGCTTGAGCTGGATATTAACTCAAGAGTAGAGTTGGAGATTGACAAAGGTGCATCATCAGTTCAGACATTTAGTCGATATTCGGGACAAG tactTGAGTTCAACATGCCGCCCATTTGTCATCCCACTTCTATTGAGCTGATTGTTGATGGAAACTCACTTGGTCGGGCCTGTATTAAAGTACGGGATCCAAATAGTGAACTTGTTTTGTTGAATTCATATCTTAATCCTCGGGAAGCTTCAGTGACGCAAAGTTTAGGTTATATTACATTGAGTGAGGCTCAAACATCCTCGTCATCCAAAATGAGAAACGCATATTATTCCGTTCCAAAATCCAATTATGATCGACTGCCATCCAGAATTAGACCTATTACAAATACAATTGACATgtataaatcttaa
- the LOC121115113 gene encoding uncharacterized protein isoform X2 — MDCSVELERSCTLLSDSLKKFHEHLHLDLKPQSDEEPNILHEVCKKSKDMVQKDLVILGAQSLSFNYWSQRIVGSLLPNDSTLKYSICPLDKMWQNVESIELIAHSFAYIIILNKELLFWLSSHPNVTIGRIIRSPNKTIGLFIGDGKYLNKCHREQLIHFHRWNRVIDANLDCPNTTDRLIKITLERVLSYSNVSGSSFKVISPDEFVSWKRNRLLILIQGLELDINSRVELEIDKGASSVQTFSRYSGQVLEFNMPPICHPTSIELIVDGNSLGRACIKVRDPNSELVLLNSYLNPREASVTQSLGYITLSEAQTSSSSKMRNAYYSVPKSNYDRLPSRIRPITNTIDMYKS, encoded by the exons ATGGACTGCTCAGTGGAATTAGAAAGAAGTTGTACGTTGCTATCGGATTCGTTAAAGAAGTTTCACGAACATCTTCACCTTGACCTTAAACCC cAGAGCGATGAAGAACCGAATATTCTTCATGAAGTTTGCAAAAAGTCCAAAGATATGGTTCAAAAGGATTTAGTCATTCTTGGAGCTCAAAGTTTGAG CTTTAATTATTGGAGTCAAAGAATAGTTGGATCATTACTCCCAAATGACTCGACTCTAAAATACTCTATTTGCCCATTGGATAAGATGTGGCAAAACGTGGAATCCATTGAGTTGATAGCGCATTCATTTGCTTATATCATCATTCTCAATAAGGAACTATTGTTTTGGCTCTctag TCATCCGAATGTAACAATTGGCCGTATTATTCGTTCTCCAAATAAGACCATTGGGCTTTTCATTGGCGATGGaaagtatttgaataaatgtCATAGGGAGCAACTTATACATTTCCACCGTTGGAATCGAGTCATAGATGCAAATTTGGATTGTCCCAATACAACAGATAgacttataaaaattactcttgAAAGAGTTTTGTCATACTCGAATGTGTCGGGCTCTAGTTTTAAAGTTATATCCCCAGATGAATTTGTTTCTTGGAAAAGAAATCGTTTATTAATACTTATACAAGGGCTTGAGCTGGATATTAACTCAAGAGTAGAGTTGGAGATTGACAAAGGTGCATCATCAGTTCAGACATTTAGTCGATATTCGGGACAAG tactTGAGTTCAACATGCCGCCCATTTGTCATCCCACTTCTATTGAGCTGATTGTTGATGGAAACTCACTTGGTCGGGCCTGTATTAAAGTACGGGATCCAAATAGTGAACTTGTTTTGTTGAATTCATATCTTAATCCTCGGGAAGCTTCAGTGACGCAAAGTTTAGGTTATATTACATTGAGTGAGGCTCAAACATCCTCGTCATCCAAAATGAGAAACGCATATTATTCCGTTCCAAAATCCAATTATGATCGACTGCCATCCAGAATTAGACCTATTACAAATACAATTGACATgtataaatcttaa